In Phyllobacterium zundukense, one DNA window encodes the following:
- a CDS encoding AsmA family protein, translated as MSWYRPRNLLATILMMALVAGGILVALPYLVSTDLIRARLIQEISNWTGYTVESNQSPQISFFPVFGASLGDVTIRNPWQSEGAPFMQAERIEVDLSLFSALMGNIEFTETKIVRPRFVIDEPIKSLSQIGEALARSDGRIGDVVREARAAVEANPAKPDMSAVSSQPFGRVRLEDAMVTFKRPINGAEEQISSISGVFDWPQTSGVASFRGTAIWHGEETEIDSSATRALLLLAGGTSPLQVNLSSTPLTFSFNGSANISRDQFFEGTLSLTSPSLRRTLEWSRMASVPSAPIGSFALDASVYGSANRMKLDGLTATLNDNPAKGVIEVVLNGGAPSITGTLAFETLDLHSTFAGFMPLPDSSASSDAVISTDFLNQLTLDLRVSAQKATIGPVNLSKVAATAQIRNGRAIFDIGEASAFDGSVAASFQLADEGDGAALGELRLNGTDVNSASIASLLGLGNRFELGKGTMSLVLKGPISRWSSALASAKGTLSMRFGSGQIRSLDFNSLLSKAKTDRFFSLNEKTEAWLAFDRLEIKANIMDGVAAIDTAQIQTKSGTLSFAGIVTLIGKSLALTGDFAAPVAVPAPAGAAADAPKPEPTFNHTRFFIGGSWDNPFISPIISP; from the coding sequence ATGTCCTGGTACAGGCCGAGGAACCTTCTCGCCACGATCTTGATGATGGCTCTCGTTGCCGGGGGAATCCTTGTTGCCCTGCCCTATCTCGTCAGCACGGATCTGATCCGGGCACGGCTGATCCAGGAGATCAGCAATTGGACCGGCTATACGGTCGAATCGAACCAGTCACCGCAGATATCGTTTTTTCCCGTTTTCGGCGCATCGCTTGGTGACGTGACCATCCGCAATCCGTGGCAAAGCGAAGGCGCGCCGTTCATGCAGGCGGAGCGGATCGAGGTTGACCTGTCGCTATTCTCGGCACTGATGGGCAACATCGAATTCACCGAAACCAAAATCGTCCGGCCGCGATTTGTCATTGATGAGCCGATAAAGAGCCTGTCGCAGATCGGCGAGGCGCTGGCCAGGAGCGACGGGCGGATCGGTGATGTCGTACGGGAGGCGCGCGCTGCGGTGGAAGCTAACCCGGCGAAGCCCGACATGAGCGCGGTCTCGTCGCAGCCGTTCGGGCGTGTGAGGCTCGAAGATGCGATGGTTACATTCAAACGGCCGATCAACGGCGCGGAAGAACAGATATCGAGCATCAGCGGCGTTTTCGACTGGCCACAAACGTCCGGTGTCGCCAGTTTCCGCGGTACGGCAATATGGCATGGGGAAGAAACGGAAATCGACAGTTCTGCAACCAGGGCATTGCTGCTTCTGGCCGGTGGTACCAGTCCGCTCCAGGTCAACTTGAGTTCGACGCCCCTGACGTTCTCTTTCAACGGATCGGCAAATATTTCCCGGGACCAGTTCTTCGAAGGCACCCTGTCATTGACCTCCCCCTCGCTGCGCAGGACGCTCGAATGGTCGAGGATGGCCTCCGTGCCCAGCGCCCCGATCGGCAGTTTCGCGCTGGACGCATCCGTCTACGGTTCCGCCAACCGGATGAAGCTGGACGGACTGACGGCCACGCTGAACGACAATCCGGCCAAGGGGGTCATCGAGGTCGTGCTCAACGGGGGAGCGCCCAGCATCACGGGCACCCTGGCCTTCGAAACTCTCGATCTTCATTCCACTTTCGCGGGCTTCATGCCCTTGCCGGACAGTTCGGCGAGTTCGGACGCCGTGATCAGCACTGATTTCCTGAACCAGCTCACACTGGACCTGCGCGTTTCCGCCCAAAAGGCAACGATTGGCCCGGTCAATCTTTCGAAGGTTGCGGCGACGGCACAAATCCGCAATGGCCGGGCCATCTTCGATATTGGCGAAGCGTCGGCCTTCGACGGTTCCGTTGCCGCCAGCTTCCAGCTTGCGGATGAAGGCGACGGTGCAGCGCTGGGAGAACTTCGTCTCAACGGAACCGACGTCAACAGCGCGTCGATCGCTTCATTGCTTGGCCTTGGCAACCGCTTCGAACTCGGAAAGGGCACGATGTCGCTTGTACTGAAGGGGCCGATATCGCGCTGGTCCTCGGCATTGGCCAGCGCCAAGGGAACGCTAAGCATGCGCTTTGGCTCGGGCCAGATCCGGAGCCTGGATTTCAATAGCCTGCTGAGCAAGGCCAAGACAGACCGTTTCTTCAGCCTCAACGAAAAGACCGAGGCCTGGCTTGCTTTCGACAGGCTGGAGATCAAGGCCAACATCATGGATGGTGTTGCGGCGATCGATACGGCGCAAATCCAGACTAAATCCGGTACGCTGAGTTTTGCCGGCATCGTGACCCTGATCGGCAAGAGCCTGGCGCTCACCGGCGATTTCGCTGCGCCTGTCGCCGTGCCAGCACCAGCGGGCGCCGCGGCAGATGCGCCGAAGCCCGAACCGACATTCAACCACACGCGCTTCTTCATCGGCGGGTCCTGGGACAACCCCTTTATCTCACCGATCATTTCCCCATAG
- a CDS encoding endonuclease domain-containing protein, with protein sequence MAENILWQAIRNNQLGGLKFKRQAPLLGYIVDFVCFRSKLIIELDGSHSGCNSDLERDKCLNASSFKTLRFWNDEIIRNLDGVCSQILHEANKRQSWVHIPLSGDF encoded by the coding sequence TTGGCGGAGAACATCCTGTGGCAAGCAATCCGAAACAATCAATTGGGTGGTTTGAAATTCAAACGGCAAGCGCCGCTTCTCGGCTACATAGTGGATTTCGTCTGCTTTAGGTCAAAGCTGATTATAGAACTGGATGGGAGTCATTCAGGATGCAACTCAGATCTGGAACGCGATAAATGTTTGAATGCATCAAGTTTCAAAACGCTGCGCTTCTGGAACGATGAGATCATTCGCAATCTGGACGGGGTATGTTCACAGATCCTACACGAAGCGAACAAGCGACAAAGCTGGGTTCACATTCCCCTCTCTGGCGATTTCTAG
- a CDS encoding ABC transporter permease, whose protein sequence is MNTTWSRFNIASLVFGFAFLYLPIVLLIVYSFNESRLVTVWAGFSTKWYVSLFNNQSFIDAAWVTIRVGLVSATVATVLGTLGALAMTRYTRFRGRLLFSAMIYAPLVMPEVITGLSMLLLFVAIGFDRGIWTMTLAHITFSMCFVAVVVQSRLVTFDRSLEEAAMDLGATPVTTFFKVTLPVILPAVVSGWMLAFTLSLDDLVISSFTSGPGATTLPMRIYSQVRLGVTPEINAACTMLIAIVAVGVIIASIANKRREVQKARDEQAAARN, encoded by the coding sequence ATGAACACCACCTGGTCCCGCTTCAACATTGCCTCGCTGGTTTTCGGCTTCGCATTTCTCTATCTGCCGATCGTGCTCCTGATCGTCTATTCGTTCAACGAATCTCGCCTTGTTACAGTCTGGGCCGGCTTCTCCACCAAATGGTATGTGTCGCTGTTCAACAATCAGAGCTTCATCGACGCGGCCTGGGTGACCATCCGCGTCGGCCTCGTGTCGGCGACCGTGGCGACGGTTCTCGGAACGCTTGGGGCGCTGGCAATGACGCGGTATACGCGTTTTCGCGGACGGCTGCTGTTCTCCGCGATGATCTACGCGCCGCTGGTCATGCCGGAAGTCATCACCGGACTTTCGATGCTGCTGCTCTTCGTGGCAATTGGCTTTGACCGCGGCATCTGGACGATGACCCTGGCGCACATCACTTTTTCCATGTGCTTCGTGGCGGTGGTCGTGCAGTCGCGGTTGGTAACGTTTGACCGCTCGCTGGAAGAAGCGGCAATGGATTTGGGTGCAACACCGGTCACCACCTTTTTCAAGGTCACATTACCGGTCATCCTCCCTGCCGTTGTCTCCGGCTGGATGCTGGCCTTCACCCTGTCACTCGACGATCTGGTGATTTCGAGCTTCACCTCGGGGCCTGGTGCAACCACCCTGCCGATGCGCATCTACTCGCAGGTCCGCCTCGGCGTCACGCCGGAGATCAACGCCGCCTGTACCATGCTGATCGCAATTGTCGCGGTTGGGGTGATTATTGCGTCGATCGCCAACAAGCGCCGGGAAGTTCAAAAGGCCCGCGACGAACAGGCTGCGGCGCGGAACTAA
- a CDS encoding ABC transporter permease subunit, with the protein MQKLISSIASRLVIAVPYLWLLIFFLIPFFIVFKISLSQVEMAIPPYSPAFDLSAGWQAFKNSFSQFAWDNYIWLVEDPLYYKAYLSSLLIAGVSTVLTLIVGYPIAYGMARAPATIRPTLLMLVILPFWTSFLIRVYAWIGILKPEGLLNQFLMWAHVIGTPLNILNTNTAVFIGIVYSYLPFLVLPIYSALEKMDYSLVEAAEDLGCPPIAAFWKITFPLSLPGVIAGCFLVFIPAVGEFVIPDLLGGSQTLMIGKTLWNEFFSNRDWPVSSAVAVILLLLLVVPIVLFQRAEARAQEAEK; encoded by the coding sequence ATGCAAAAATTGATCTCGTCAATTGCCAGCCGCCTGGTAATCGCTGTTCCCTACCTCTGGCTGCTGATCTTCTTTCTCATTCCCTTCTTTATCGTCTTCAAGATTTCGTTGTCGCAAGTGGAGATGGCGATCCCGCCCTATTCCCCGGCGTTTGATCTGTCGGCTGGCTGGCAGGCCTTCAAGAACAGCTTCTCCCAGTTCGCATGGGACAATTACATTTGGCTCGTCGAAGATCCGCTCTATTATAAGGCCTACCTTTCGAGCCTGCTCATCGCGGGCGTCTCGACCGTCCTGACACTCATCGTCGGCTACCCGATCGCCTATGGCATGGCGCGCGCGCCTGCGACGATCAGGCCAACGCTGCTGATGCTGGTGATCCTGCCGTTCTGGACCAGCTTTCTGATCCGGGTCTATGCCTGGATCGGCATCTTGAAGCCCGAAGGCCTGCTCAACCAGTTCCTGATGTGGGCGCATGTGATCGGCACGCCACTCAACATCCTCAACACCAATACAGCCGTGTTTATCGGCATCGTCTATTCCTACCTCCCATTCTTGGTCCTGCCGATCTATTCGGCGCTGGAAAAGATGGACTATTCGCTGGTCGAGGCCGCCGAGGACCTGGGTTGCCCGCCCATAGCCGCATTCTGGAAGATCACATTTCCGCTATCGCTTCCAGGCGTCATTGCAGGCTGTTTCCTTGTGTTCATCCCGGCGGTGGGCGAGTTCGTCATTCCGGATCTGCTCGGCGGGTCGCAGACGTTGATGATCGGCAAGACGCTGTGGAACGAATTCTTCTCCAACCGCGACTGGCCGGTTTCATCCGCCGTTGCGGTAATCCTGCTGCTGTTGCTGGTCGTTCCCATCGTGCTGTTCCAGCGGGCGGAAGCACGGGCACAGGAAGCCGAGAAGTGA
- a CDS encoding ABC transporter ATP-binding protein, which yields MKSLGSFRRKFAPWNDPEAKPFIAIENVTKKFADFTAVDDLSLNIYNREFFALLGASGCGKSTLLRMLAGFEEPTAGRILIDGQDMRGIPPYKRPVNMMFQSYALFPHMTVEGNIAFGLKQDGMAKGDIEARVAEMLKLVKLERFAKRKPHQLSGGQRQRVALARAVAKRPKVLLLDEPLGALDKKLREETQFELMDLQMKLGLTFVVVTHDQEEAMTMADRIAVMDKGKVMQVATPAEVYEAPNSKFVADFIGNVNMFEGTAAAVANGKIDIAIAPENFTIRTDASKSCAVGQPVGFAIRPEKIRVSRKQPADPSINSAHGELWDIAYFGDMTVFHVKLESGRIIKAASLNAVRTVEDPLGYDDMVWVNFDTDAGIVLTA from the coding sequence ATGAAGTCATTGGGAAGCTTTCGCCGTAAATTCGCACCTTGGAACGATCCTGAAGCAAAGCCCTTCATAGCGATCGAGAACGTCACCAAGAAGTTCGCCGATTTTACCGCCGTCGATGACCTGTCCCTGAATATTTACAACCGCGAATTCTTTGCGCTCTTGGGCGCCTCCGGCTGCGGCAAGTCCACCTTGCTGCGCATGCTCGCCGGGTTCGAGGAGCCGACCGCCGGCCGCATCCTCATCGATGGCCAGGATATGCGGGGCATCCCGCCCTACAAGCGCCCTGTCAACATGATGTTCCAGTCCTATGCGCTGTTCCCGCACATGACCGTCGAGGGCAACATCGCCTTCGGCCTCAAGCAGGATGGCATGGCAAAGGGTGATATCGAGGCGCGCGTTGCCGAAATGCTCAAGCTGGTGAAGCTGGAACGCTTTGCCAAGCGCAAGCCGCACCAGCTCTCCGGCGGCCAGCGCCAGCGCGTGGCACTTGCCCGCGCCGTGGCAAAGCGCCCGAAGGTCCTGCTGCTGGACGAGCCGCTCGGCGCGCTCGACAAGAAGCTGCGCGAGGAAACCCAGTTCGAACTGATGGACTTGCAGATGAAGCTCGGCCTGACATTCGTGGTGGTGACCCACGATCAGGAAGAAGCGATGACCATGGCCGATCGCATTGCCGTCATGGACAAGGGCAAGGTCATGCAGGTGGCAACGCCTGCCGAAGTCTATGAAGCACCCAACTCGAAATTCGTTGCCGACTTCATCGGCAATGTGAACATGTTCGAGGGGACGGCCGCCGCCGTGGCCAATGGCAAGATCGACATCGCCATCGCACCGGAAAACTTCACCATCCGCACCGACGCTTCGAAAAGCTGTGCCGTCGGCCAACCGGTCGGCTTTGCTATCCGTCCGGAGAAAATCCGGGTCAGCCGCAAGCAGCCGGCCGACCCGTCGATCAATTCCGCCCATGGCGAATTGTGGGATATCGCCTATTTCGGCGACATGACGGTTTTCCATGTGAAGCTTGAAAGCGGCCGGATCATCAAGGCGGCGAGCCTGAATGCGGTTCGCACCGTCGAGGACCCGCTCGGCTATGACGACATGGTCTGGGTCAATTTCGATACCGACGCCGGCATCGTTCTGACCGCGTGA
- a CDS encoding polyamine ABC transporter substrate-binding protein, producing the protein MGIKSVLLTATLALGLATSAWAQERVVNVYNWSDYIDPSILADFTKETGIKVVYDTFDSNEILETKLLAGGTGYDVVVPTASFLQRQIAAGVFQKLDKSKLPNLSNTWDVINERISTYDPGNQYAVDYMWGTTGLGYNVDKMKQITGSDEKPTWDVLFKPEMAAKFKDCGIHILDSASDVMPSALAYLGLNPDSKDPDELAKAGALLESIRPYVRKFHSSEYINGLANGDICLALGYSGDILQAKGRAEEAKAGVSVDYAIPAQGAQMWFDVMAIPADAPHVAEAHEFINYLLKPEVAAKATDFVSYANGNKASQASIDKAILDNPAVYPTPEVLGKLFTVTPYDTKTQRVVTRLWTKVVTGQ; encoded by the coding sequence ATGGGTATAAAGTCTGTTCTATTGACGGCCACTCTGGCGCTTGGTCTTGCCACCTCGGCATGGGCTCAGGAGCGTGTCGTCAACGTGTACAACTGGTCGGATTATATCGATCCTTCCATTCTCGCAGATTTCACCAAGGAAACCGGCATCAAGGTCGTCTACGACACCTTTGACTCCAACGAAATCCTTGAAACGAAGCTGCTTGCCGGCGGTACGGGGTATGACGTGGTGGTCCCCACCGCATCCTTCCTGCAACGCCAGATCGCGGCCGGTGTGTTCCAGAAGCTCGACAAGTCGAAGCTGCCGAATCTTTCCAATACATGGGACGTCATCAATGAGCGGATCAGCACATACGATCCCGGCAATCAATATGCTGTCGACTATATGTGGGGAACGACCGGTCTTGGCTACAATGTCGACAAGATGAAGCAAATCACCGGCTCGGATGAAAAGCCGACATGGGATGTGCTGTTCAAGCCGGAAATGGCGGCAAAGTTCAAGGATTGCGGTATTCACATTCTCGATTCCGCTTCCGACGTCATGCCTTCGGCGCTGGCCTATCTCGGCCTCAATCCGGACAGCAAGGATCCGGATGAACTGGCCAAGGCTGGTGCTTTGCTCGAGTCGATCCGTCCCTATGTGCGCAAGTTCCACTCTTCCGAATACATTAATGGCCTGGCCAACGGCGATATCTGTCTCGCTCTGGGCTATTCCGGCGATATCCTCCAGGCGAAGGGACGCGCCGAGGAGGCCAAGGCGGGTGTAAGTGTTGATTACGCGATCCCCGCGCAGGGCGCTCAGATGTGGTTCGATGTGATGGCGATCCCGGCTGACGCACCGCACGTTGCCGAAGCTCATGAATTCATCAACTATTTGTTGAAGCCGGAGGTCGCTGCAAAGGCAACGGACTTTGTTTCCTATGCCAATGGTAACAAGGCATCTCAGGCTTCGATTGACAAGGCGATCCTCGATAATCCCGCAGTCTATCCAACACCGGAGGTGCTGGGCAAGCTTTTCACCGTTACGCCCTATGACACGAAAACGCAGCGCGTGGTCACGCGGCTATGGACGAAAGTGGTCACAGGCCAGTAA
- a CDS encoding DMT family transporter yields MSVSAVPLPPVTGPDPVKSSSEAAIGCLLVAGAAIAWSTGGALTRFLEVSDNWTVVFWRSFFAALFLLCFMLARDGPRGTWRLFQHMGLAGLGVAICFATASSSFIIALSYTTVANVLLLQAGVPLLAALISWVLFRERVSAATWIAIAVVIAGVAIMVSDSLDGEVSPIGDMLALLIAISFASATVITRRKAHLRMTPAVFLGVVIAACVASLMAGQFSASTRDFALLFALGAINLGLGLALFVSGARLIPSALAALISTLEPVLGPVWVWLLHNEVPAPRTIIGGAIILCALLIHLGWEYRRQRRVQVAR; encoded by the coding sequence ATGAGTGTCTCAGCCGTTCCCCTGCCGCCCGTTACCGGGCCCGATCCCGTCAAAAGTTCTTCGGAGGCCGCGATCGGCTGCCTGCTGGTGGCAGGCGCGGCGATCGCCTGGAGCACCGGCGGCGCCCTGACGCGCTTCCTCGAGGTCAGCGACAACTGGACCGTCGTCTTCTGGCGCTCATTCTTTGCCGCGCTGTTTCTCCTGTGCTTCATGCTGGCGCGTGACGGGCCGCGCGGCACATGGCGTCTCTTCCAGCATATGGGACTGGCTGGTCTCGGCGTCGCCATCTGCTTCGCCACTGCCTCATCATCTTTCATCATCGCGCTGTCCTATACGACCGTCGCCAATGTACTGCTGCTGCAGGCGGGCGTGCCGCTACTCGCGGCTCTGATCTCGTGGGTGCTGTTTCGCGAAAGGGTGAGCGCGGCGACATGGATCGCCATCGCCGTGGTCATCGCCGGTGTGGCCATCATGGTCTCGGATTCGCTCGATGGCGAGGTCTCGCCCATCGGTGACATGCTGGCGCTGCTCATCGCCATCTCCTTCGCCTCGGCGACAGTCATTACCCGCCGCAAGGCGCATCTGCGCATGACGCCGGCGGTCTTCCTTGGCGTGGTCATTGCCGCCTGCGTTGCCTCGCTCATGGCCGGGCAGTTTTCCGCAAGCACGCGCGATTTCGCCCTGCTCTTTGCCCTCGGTGCGATCAATCTCGGCCTTGGTCTCGCGCTCTTCGTCAGCGGCGCCCGGCTCATTCCTTCCGCGCTTGCCGCGTTGATCAGCACGCTCGAGCCGGTGCTTGGACCGGTCTGGGTCTGGCTGCTGCACAACGAGGTTCCGGCGCCGCGCACCATCATCGGCGGCGCCATCATCCTGTGTGCCTTGCTCATCCATCTCGGCTGGGAATACCGCCGCCAGCGCCGGGTTCAGGTCGCGCGATAG
- a CDS encoding LysR family transcriptional regulator produces MKNDNWDDLKFFLHVAREGGLTGASEKTGISPATIGRRVLALERQIGRNLFVRRQTGYSLTKDGQSLLSHVVEMNEVAQSIDAWNEDVYELPAVRISAGSWMSHFMATNLDQLWTPDDRFRICFKTAEIRLDLVHREADIGIRNRFPESENLAARSVGDVAYAPYCASHFNMVRDCNWVGIGADDAITPSARWLLAQKDLWVTIWANTPRMLHDLLRSGAGRGVLPCFVGDADPALLRAGDEIKDLYHRQWLVMHNDDRHRPEIRTLVERLAQLIEKQQPLFRGQRPRV; encoded by the coding sequence ATGAAAAATGATAATTGGGATGATCTGAAATTCTTCCTGCATGTCGCGCGCGAAGGCGGCTTGACTGGCGCGTCGGAGAAAACCGGCATCAGCCCGGCGACAATCGGCCGGCGCGTGCTGGCGCTGGAACGGCAGATCGGGCGCAATCTCTTCGTGCGGCGGCAGACGGGCTATTCGCTGACCAAGGATGGCCAGTCATTGCTGTCGCATGTCGTCGAGATGAACGAGGTGGCCCAGTCGATCGACGCCTGGAATGAGGACGTTTATGAGTTGCCGGCAGTGCGGATTTCAGCGGGAAGCTGGATGTCGCATTTCATGGCGACCAATCTGGACCAGCTGTGGACACCGGACGATCGCTTCCGCATCTGCTTCAAGACGGCGGAAATCCGGCTCGACCTCGTGCATCGCGAAGCCGATATCGGCATTCGCAACCGTTTTCCGGAGAGCGAAAATCTGGCCGCACGGTCCGTCGGCGATGTCGCCTACGCACCCTACTGCGCCAGCCACTTCAACATGGTACGCGATTGCAACTGGGTGGGCATCGGGGCCGATGACGCCATCACTCCGTCCGCACGCTGGCTACTGGCGCAAAAGGATCTGTGGGTGACGATCTGGGCCAACACGCCGCGCATGCTGCACGACCTTTTGCGCAGTGGGGCGGGACGCGGCGTGCTGCCCTGCTTTGTCGGCGATGCCGATCCGGCACTGCTGCGCGCCGGGGACGAGATCAAGGATCTCTACCACCGGCAATGGCTGGTCATGCACAATGACGACCGGCATCGTCCGGAAATCCGGACGCTGGTCGAGCGGCTGGCGCAGCTCATCGAAAAGCAGCAGCCGCTGTTTCGCGGACAGAGGCCGCGGGTGTGA
- a CDS encoding helix-turn-helix domain-containing protein: MAEGKIFAGPRIRRIRNERGLTQTAMAEALGISPSYLNLIERNQRPLTVQLLLKLSSTYKIELDTLQMETGSSMAALKEVFSDPLLNGELPGDQELIEISDAAPNAATGIIKLYRAYRESLERLSDLSELLAKDGRAPSLSATRLPLNEVREVLERRANHFPRIEGEVDSFTSLIKPGDDLMGALKAWLKAEHGISVRILPVATMPNWRRRYDRHSQRLFISERLSPFDQLREVAMEAALMRMQVVIAAEIQDLKLSSDEARRIARFELGRYAAHALMMPWQAFQTAAGRARYDIDVLRSRFNVSFEQAANRLTTLTGKNDIPFFMLEVDHAGNRFRRAGAQGYPQSRFGGDCPKLPIHAAFAQPGQILVEAVEMPDGAEFLTIARTLEGPQGAFNERPRRTAILLGCDIEYADQTVYGSALGNRSISAPPLGKFVGVTPVGPACRLCERSACLSRAEPPVTRPLGLDEMVTGLSAFDFQ; encoded by the coding sequence ATGGCTGAAGGAAAGATTTTCGCAGGTCCGCGCATCAGGCGCATCCGCAACGAACGCGGCCTGACCCAGACCGCGATGGCCGAGGCGCTCGGCATTTCGCCATCCTATCTCAACCTGATCGAGCGCAACCAGCGGCCGCTGACCGTACAGCTGCTGCTGAAACTGTCCTCCACCTACAAGATCGAGCTCGACACGCTGCAGATGGAGACCGGCTCTTCCATGGCGGCGCTCAAGGAAGTGTTTTCCGATCCGCTGCTCAATGGCGAATTGCCGGGGGATCAGGAACTCATCGAGATCAGCGATGCCGCACCCAATGCCGCCACCGGCATCATCAAGCTCTATCGCGCCTATCGCGAATCGCTCGAACGGCTTTCCGACCTGTCAGAACTCCTGGCCAAGGATGGAAGGGCGCCATCCCTATCCGCCACGCGCCTGCCGCTGAACGAGGTGCGCGAGGTGCTGGAGCGCCGTGCCAACCATTTCCCCCGCATCGAAGGCGAGGTCGACAGTTTCACCAGCCTGATCAAGCCCGGCGACGATCTGATGGGCGCGCTCAAAGCTTGGCTTAAAGCTGAGCACGGCATATCGGTGCGCATCCTGCCGGTTGCGACCATGCCGAACTGGCGGCGGCGCTATGATCGCCATTCGCAGCGCCTGTTCATCTCCGAGCGGCTGTCGCCCTTCGACCAGCTGCGCGAAGTGGCGATGGAAGCCGCGCTCATGCGCATGCAGGTGGTCATCGCCGCAGAAATCCAGGACCTGAAACTCTCCTCCGACGAGGCGCGGCGCATCGCCCGCTTCGAGCTTGGGCGCTACGCCGCCCACGCGCTGATGATGCCCTGGCAGGCGTTCCAGACGGCCGCGGGGCGCGCGCGCTACGATATCGATGTGTTGCGCTCCCGCTTCAACGTATCCTTCGAACAAGCGGCCAATCGCCTGACCACCCTTACCGGCAAGAATGACATTCCGTTCTTCATGCTGGAGGTCGACCATGCGGGCAATCGTTTCCGCCGGGCAGGGGCGCAGGGCTATCCGCAGTCGCGCTTTGGTGGCGATTGCCCGAAGCTTCCCATTCACGCCGCCTTCGCCCAGCCCGGCCAGATCCTCGTCGAGGCTGTCGAGATGCCGGATGGCGCCGAATTCCTCACCATCGCCCGCACGCTGGAAGGACCGCAGGGCGCCTTCAACGAGCGCCCGCGCCGCACGGCGATCCTTCTTGGCTGCGACATCGAATATGCCGACCAGACGGTCTATGGCAGCGCGCTCGGCAACCGGAGCATCAGCGCCCCGCCGCTCGGCAAGTTCGTCGGCGTAACGCCGGTCGGCCCGGCCTGCCGCCTGTGCGAGCGCTCGGCCTGCCTCTCCCGCGCCGAACCGCCGGTAACGCGTCCGCTGGGGCTGGATGAAATGGTGACGGGGCTGAGCGCGTTCGATTTTCAGTAG